The genomic segment GAATTTAGTTGGTGAAAGACTCTGGAAATTTCATTTCTTACAGCAGTGTTAAACTATAAGGCCTTGTCTGGCACCAAACTCTGGCCTTAGTTTATTTTCCAGGTATGAAAGAAATAGCAGATTTATGATCACACAGTCCTTATGTTAAATGACTCTGTAACCTAAATTACATGATATTtatctaaatgtttaaaaatctgcTGTAacattatttattgtatattctcAATATTCtcgtttttggtttttgtttgtttgtttttataagacagagtctcgctgtcacccaaggtagtagagtgcagtggcccgatcttggctcactgcaacctccgcctcccgtgttcaagcgattaccctccctcagcctccggagtagctgggtttacaggcatccGCCATTGCGCCCGActactctttatatttttagtagagacaggggtttcaccatcttgggcaggctgctctcgaactcctaacctcgtgatgcacccgcttcggtctcccaaagtgctgggattacaggcgtgagccaccgcgcccggcccattctcAGCCTTTAATGGAGAAAGCCAACTTCACTTCTCCGTGCTAAAAACGTGTTCCAGACTTCAAGAAAAACAGATAGGTAAACTACTTCTAATCTTTCATCTTAAAATCTTTGCCTGGAAAAAACATGAGTAAAATGCTTAGGGAAATGTGGAATTTCCCGGCCTGCAGTTGTCTAGGAAGGGAACATCCCCTAGGAGACGCAGTGTATGGCAAGTTTAATGGCGTCTCCTCTTCATTCTCTCATTCAGCGCCTAGTCCTTACTCGCCTTCAGTTCATTGTTCAGTGAAGGCTTGTGAATTTACCTAGCACTTAAGAGTTGGCTTCTCCTAAAGCAACTTTCAATCTTTTGTGCAGGTTACAAGCCccttaagattttaaatttcacTCAGGCAACACACTATTTATGGCTAAGAACTGGGATTCAAATAAAATTTGGCTTGAATCTTAGATAAGCCAGTTGGATAGAATAAGATGCATGAAGCAACATCTGGCGCAGCGCTTACACCGTTATTTCTGTACTGCCTTAGTCTTATTAACAAAACTGAGACATATTAGGTTAAAAGACCTTATTACCGGGGCAGTTAGAAACCCGGGAGACGCAGCCTCAGTACGCTAAGAAGTTGTGCGTTACGAAAACAGAGGGAGTGTTCTTCCTTAGACAGTGACTGCCCAGGTTCCCACTCCGGTCCGCTATGCAAATATGGGTCTCAAACCAGCTTTCCTTCGATTGGCTAGTGTTAAAAATGACTGCGGGACACAGCCTATTGGCTAGAATCCGGTGACGAAATTGACTTTCAGGCAGCCGTTGATGCTGGCGTCGTAAACAGTTTTGACAGCTGCGTCCCAAACCTACGTGGGGCTGAGGTTTCTTCCGGGAACATGGAATACGTGTGTGATCTCTGGTCAGCAAAATGGCCGCTTGTCACCATTTTGAATTAAGGCGCAGCGAACCGATCCCAAACCTGTTCTGAACGGTTGGCTTTTTCAGGGTACAAACCCCTTTGTCCCTCAAGATGCAATGCTTCTTCCCACCCCAGGCTGCAATCGCTACCTTTTATTCTATACCACTCCAAAGCCAAATGAAATTAGCCGTCCGACCACAGCTCTCTTAAGTGATTAGGTGGGTGGCTCTTAAAAGAGCCTTTGGGGTTAGGTGTTAAGACGCTTACGTGGCAAGTTTACTTGGAGCTGGTGTACTTGGTGACGGCCTTGGTGCCCTCGGACACCGCGTGCTTGGCCAGCTCCCCGGGCAGCAGCAGGCGCACGGCCGTCTGGATCTCCCTGGAGGTGATAGTCGAGCGCTTGTTGTAATGCGCCAGGCGGGAAGCCTCGCCCGCGATGCGCTCGAAGATGTCGTTGACGAAGGAGTTCATGATGCCCATGGCCTTGGAGGAGATGCCGGTGTCGGGGTGGACCTGCTTCAGCACCTTGTACACGTACACGGAGTAGCTCTCCTTACGGCTGCGCTTGCGCTTCTTGCCGTCCTTCTTCTGCGCCTTGGTCACCGCCTTCTTGGAGCCCTTCTTCGGGGCGGGAGCGGACTTCGCTGGCTCAGGCATCTTAAAACACCAGAAACGTGTCGAAAGCAATGAGCGGATTTCTGCTACTTATAGGGCTTTTATGCTAATGAGGGATGGAGAGAACCTCTTAGTTAATTGGAAGACAAACTGCACAGTTGTCATCCATGGGCCGAACTATGCAAATAAGGTATGAAAGTGCTGCTTTTCTATTGGCCACCTGACTGGCTATTGCTACCGGCCAATCAGAAGGTCGTATTTACTCCCCAAGAAATAGCTATAAAAGCAGCCATGTTTTACGTATTTTCGGATCTTTTTTGTTTTCGCGTGGTCCTAGGCTTCTTGTTttgctccttttttgtttgtttgtttgattgccATGTCTGGACGCGGAAAGCAGGGCGGCAAAGCTCGCGCCAAAGCGAAATCTCGTTCTTCCCGGGCTGGGCTCCAGTTCCCCGTGGGCCGCGTGCACCGCCTGCTCCGCAAGGGCAACTACGCCGAGCGGGTCGGGGCCGGCGCGCCGGTCTACCTGGCGGCGGTGCTGGAGTACCTGACGGCCGAGATCCTGGAGCTGGCGGGCAACGCGGCCCGCGACAACAAGAAGACCCGCATCATCCCGCGCCACCTGCAGCTGGCCATCCGCAACGACGAGGAGCTCAACAAGCTGCTGGGCCGGGTGACAATTGCTCAGGGCGGCGTCTTGCCCAACATCCAGGCCGTGCTGCTGCCCAAGAAGACCGAGAGCCACCACAAGGCCAAGGGCAAGTGATTTCATAGGCATCTGAGCTTCCAGAAACTATCAAACCCAAAGGCTCTTTTCAGAGCCCCCCACTACTGTTTCAAAGGAAGAGCTAACCTCACTGCTTGTAGGTACTAGGAAGAGCGCTAAGGTAAGTCATTTCATCCTACCCCGGAGCCAAGTGTAGTAGTCCTGCTTTTAAGTGTTTTGGGAAACGCTGGTACTAAAGGTTGGCCTGTTTGTATGTAATAGTAGGTCAGCTGTGGATGTAATGGCAAACACTTATCATATCCTTTCTAACGAAATATTCTAGTTAGCGTTTTGTAAATTGATCGTAGTGCCTAACAGTAAGTTTATATGCAGAGATACCTTGTGGTCTAAACTTCTGATTACTTTGAAAGAAACTGAAGGTAACACTAGCGTGATGTTAACCTTGTTTGGTCCTCCGACTAGTTCCCTTTCTATGTTTCATTGCAGGCTGCAGGCAGGCTGCCTTTCGTAATTCTGTGAGGTTTCTAGGTTCTGTTCCTGCCAATGTGCAGAGTATGCCGTCAAAAACTTAACCAGAGAGTCGAAAGGTGTCCCTAATCTAGAACAACGTTTAAACACTCAACTAAATCAAGTTAGTAATATTTCAAAAGGCTCAAGCGTCTAGATTTCCAATACGGCCAGAAAAGGGGATACAGTAAGGCCTGTGGCCTTTCAATAAACCTTTTCTTCTGCTTAGGTCTGTgactgtagcactttgggagaccgaggagggcgaatcgcctgaggtcaggagtttgagatcaccctgtcCAACACAGGTGAAATCCccgtaactaaaaaaaaataaaataaaaaaatacgaaaattagttgggcgtggtagcacgtaactagttccagttactcgggaggctgaggcaggagaatcgcttgagcctgggaggcggaggttgcagtgagcccatatcGCGCTACTACAGTACAGCCTAGGCGACAGTGAGAgaaagtctcaaaaacaaaaaagcctcttTGCTTCTAGGGATCTAGTCACAGCTGCTCCACCCACAGGAAATGGAGTTCTGGGACCATAGACAAATTTCTAGGGACCTGTTTTCTTGGAATCTGAGAGTCTCGCCGAGGTTTTCTTCCAGATCTtggtttctgcctttttttttttttttttttttttgagatggagttttgctcttattgcctagggtggagtgtagtggcgcgatctccgctcccTGCAATGAaacctcctcccgggttcagcgattctcctgcctcagcttcccgagtacctGTTACAGTCGTGCACCATCatccatggctaattttttgtatttttagtagaaatggccTTTCATTACGTTAGCCAGGCTTCTCGcaagttcaatcaattctcctgtctcagcgtcttgagtagctaggactacaggcgcatgccaccgcgcctggctaatttttgtttatactagagacagggtctctaactcctgaccttaagtgatcgcccgcctccgcctcccaaagtgctgggactacaggtgtgagccactgcacccgtccAGTTTCTGCTGTGTTCAGAAAAAAGTGGGTAAGGCAGTTTAGGTGGGGTAAGTCTTACTTATGCCTCAGCGCCCATGTGCTCAGACTGGCCAAACAGACTCAGTCGTTTAGTCAGATGCTTCTGGAACTCCACTGAAGCGTTTTGCATGAACTTGTTTCGAGCCTCCATACCTAACTGTGTGGCAGAAGATGACGTTAATAATAATCCAAGTGGAAGCTGTTTACTGCTGATCTATTTTCCGGATACTAGCACCGGTTTGGAGCGGGTTCAGGCTTTttccacccttccttccttctacccCCTTTTTCCCTGCAACTACCCTGAAAGGAAAAGGTACCATCTGAGTGAAAACAAAGTGGCATAAAAGCAAAGGATCACTTTTGATGGTCACATGTTAGAATTTTCTGAGTATGTTTTACAATTAACAACGATTCTGATGGGCAGCTGGGGTAAGAATCCTCAGAATTGAGGAAGGTCTGGTTTCACAGGGCTCTTGGTCAGTCTGCTTTGAGGACTAGATTCTTCCCCTAAGCATTTCCTGTGTGTCTGAGAACTTGGATTCTTAGGTTGGAATTGCTGTATATGGGCCTTGGAATCCTTTATATTCCGAAGCCAAATTGCCTTTGATCCCACCTCCCAATAGGTGAGAAACCTTGGCCTAGGGCTTAACCTCTTCATGCCTCCGTCTCTTCCTTGTATACTTTTGCTTACTTGCAATGAAAAGAGCCTGGCTCAGTGAAGTGTAGATTCTGAAATCAAACAGGCTGCATAAAAGAGATGGCTTATTAGGCACTTAGTGTGTGCCAGGTTCATTTAATGAGCTTCCAgtgtgttaattcatttaatccaaCAATTTGAGAGATAGG from the Saimiri boliviensis isolate mSaiBol1 chromosome 4, mSaiBol1.pri, whole genome shotgun sequence genome contains:
- the LOC101030103 gene encoding histone H2B type 1-C/E/F/G/I, whose amino-acid sequence is MPEPAKSAPAPKKGSKKAVTKAQKKDGKKRKRSRKESYSVYVYKVLKQVHPDTGISSKAMGIMNSFVNDIFERIAGEASRLAHYNKRSTITSREIQTAVRLLLPGELAKHAVSEGTKAVTKYTSSK
- the LOC101050098 gene encoding histone H2A type 1-C, with protein sequence MSGRGKQGGKARAKAKSRSSRAGLQFPVGRVHRLLRKGNYAERVGAGAPVYLAAVLEYLTAEILELAGNAARDNKKTRIIPRHLQLAIRNDEELNKLLGRVTIAQGGVLPNIQAVLLPKKTESHHKAKGK